A genome region from Crossiella equi includes the following:
- a CDS encoding isopenicillin N synthase family dioxygenase: MSDEVPIIDLTPWFHGGPKARRAVAAQLDEALRRSGFLLITGHGVPDELRDSVRAAARRFFAQPPEVKRRYAVRVGGHGWLPPGAEANAHAEGKASPPDLKESYSVGADQPTGNAELDREWFAPNVWPTEVPQLRELAEAYLGHMRRLADELLVLCAVALDLAPDFFSGKARHPSYTMNINWYPPLSTVGTPAPGQFRIGAHTDFGTVTVLDRQQGVGGLQVHTLAGEWVDAPFDPAAFTVNIGDLLARWTGDRWRSTRHRVLPPDASAPDEELISLIYFYETDPDARIASLGPPIGRTSYPEVRAADYLREKLDAITVD; encoded by the coding sequence ATGAGCGACGAGGTGCCGATCATCGATCTCACCCCCTGGTTCCACGGTGGCCCGAAGGCGCGACGCGCGGTAGCCGCCCAGCTCGACGAAGCCTTGCGGCGATCAGGCTTCCTGCTCATCACCGGCCACGGCGTACCGGACGAACTGCGCGATTCCGTCCGGGCGGCGGCCAGGCGCTTCTTCGCCCAGCCGCCGGAGGTCAAGCGCCGCTACGCCGTCCGGGTCGGCGGGCACGGCTGGCTGCCGCCGGGCGCGGAGGCCAACGCCCACGCCGAGGGCAAGGCCTCCCCACCGGACCTCAAGGAGAGCTACTCGGTGGGCGCCGACCAGCCGACCGGGAACGCCGAGCTGGACCGGGAGTGGTTCGCGCCCAACGTCTGGCCCACCGAGGTGCCGCAGCTGCGGGAGCTGGCGGAGGCCTACCTCGGCCACATGCGGCGGCTGGCCGACGAGCTGCTGGTGCTGTGCGCGGTGGCGCTGGACCTGGCCCCGGACTTCTTCTCGGGCAAGGCCCGGCACCCCTCGTACACGATGAACATCAACTGGTACCCGCCACTGTCCACTGTGGGCACTCCGGCGCCGGGCCAGTTCCGCATCGGCGCGCACACCGACTTCGGCACGGTCACCGTCCTGGACCGCCAGCAGGGCGTGGGCGGCCTCCAGGTGCACACCCTGGCCGGCGAGTGGGTGGACGCGCCGTTCGACCCGGCCGCGTTCACGGTGAACATCGGCGACCTCCTCGCCCGGTGGACGGGCGACCGGTGGCGCTCCACCCGGCACCGGGTGCTGCCACCGGACGCCTCGGCCCCGGACGAGGAGCTCATCTCGCTCATCTACTTCTACGAGACCGACCCGGACGCGCGCATCGCGAGCCTGGGCCCGCCCATCGGGAGGACGTCCTACCCGGAGGTCCGCGCGGCGGACTACCTCCGGGAGAAGCTGGACGCCATCACGGTGGACTAG